The Solanum dulcamara chromosome 6, daSolDulc1.2, whole genome shotgun sequence genome contains the following window.
ggtgaatacgtcaacatgcactctaTATAAGTAGTGGCaccagattttaagtgcaaacaccacagcttctagctcaaggtcatgagttgggtaattcctcgcatgaaccttaagctgtctcgaagcgtaggctatcaccttccccctttgcatcaacacacaacccaaaccaattctggatgcatcacagtagaccacaaagccctctgttccatcgggcaaggtcaggacaggagcagtggttagcttggtcttcaatttctggaaactctcctcacaagcatcggaccattggaacttagccttcttttgagtcagcttagtcaatggtgatgatatggatgagaatccctctacaaaccttcgataatagccagccagacccaagaagcttcttatctctgtcggggatgtgggtctgggccaattcttcacatcttcaatcttctgggcgtcaacctgaataTCGTCTATAGATATAATGTGACCTAAAAAGGCCACcaatgcaagccaaaattcacatttggagaactttgcatacagtacctgctctctcaaagtttgcaagatgactctaagatgatgggcatgcttctcctcattcttggagtagaccaagatatcatctatgaatacaatcacaaacatatcaagatatggtttgaatactcggttcatgagatccataaaagctgcgggggaattagtcaacccgaaagatatgaccaaaaattcaaagtggccataacgagtccgaaaagccatcttcggaatatcacactccctcaccttcaactgatggtagccggatctcaggtctatcttcgaaaaacatgtggcaccctgcagtaggtcaaataagtcatctattctggggaggggtattttttctttatggtgaccttgttcagctgcttgtagtcaatacacattctaagggacccatctttctttcgcacaaataggacgggagcaccccatggtgagacactcggcctaatgaatcccttatctaacaagtccttcaactgttcttttaaatccttcaactcagctggagccattctatatggagggattgagataggctgggtgtcaggaagaatatcaatcccaaagtcgatctccctatcaggagggactccagaaagacatcgggaaactcattgacaatcctgaccgactcgagagatggagactcaacattgccatctttcactcggacaatgtaatagatacacccttttgagattagcttcttatccctaaggtaagaaataaacttacctttaGGCATAactggactacccttccactctatggcAGCTTTATTTGGGAATGTGAACTTaacaattcgagtcctacaatcaatggaagcataacagacataaagccagtccacgccaaggatcacatcgaagTCGACCATATCCAACTCAATTAAGTTGGCCAAGGTGTTCCTGTGATGGATTGACAGagtgcaatctctatatacCTTCTCAGCTAAAACAGAATCACCGATAGAAGTAGCTATGCAAAAAGGTTAACgaagatattcaggaactttattaaatttactagccacataaggagtcacaaaatatagggtggcacccggatccatcaatacataacaatcaggagaagagacttgaatcatatccatcacgacgtttggagagttctcttgatcttgacgactacccatggcatacaggcagtttgtacctccactcgtacctgtaGTAGTGCCCCTCTAATTACCCCTATCCGGCGGTGTGGTGGCAAAATGCTGGACTCTGTTTCCCCCTGTtagacactccctctgaaaatggtccatttggccgcatttataacaaccaacccttcccgctctgcattctcccaagtggagcctaccacacttgccgcatggtggcttccctctcgaGCCTTGACTTATACTGGcctaggattgagaaccctggggtctgaggTTCTgacgactctgtccctgccgatcatacctgttctgcggcataggtgcactggcggtagatgaggcatagttggaaggcctcctctggaagaaggacttgttgcccttACTTTGCCTCAGTTCACTCTCATGGCCCactgattttaccttcttgctcaggtgctcttctctgtcttttcttttctcctcctccacctgttgagcatacaccattaatctggaaatatccatatccgagatcaacaatgctgctttgcactcctttttcacatgcctccctaatccggagacgaacttcctcatctttgacctcatatatggtatcatttctggagcatacctggacagttggatgaacttcaggccatactccttaactgtcatgccTTCCTGcttcagatttacaaactcctccacctttgcttccctcaattctcagggaaagaagtggtcaagaaaggctccctcaaattcatcccacctagcaggttcagcatcctcacccttACCTTGCTCCCATTGATTATACCAGATATTcaccacatctttgagttgataggacaccaactcaaccctctcaatttccatagcatgcatagctttcagaattttccacatctcatcaataaagttttgggggtcttcatcaaccttagaacccgtgaatgctggcggattcatcctcagaaagtccctaattctagtggcagcagacgaCTTTTGGGGGCTAGAGATAAGAGtgggcgaactctggttaccatttcgggcagccactaactacgtgagcattgcaatctcccctcgaaattctgcctctgatgtgggtgcaggtggggtagcaggcacttgaggcgcctccgcatatctcgcaggtcggcctctagcccttgctggacgtacctctgattggggcatctcggcgttaTCAACGTTTCTCTGGCTAGTCGTACATTTGGGAGGCATCATCTGTAACGTAcaaacgcatgaattagaaaggagttttatagagtttaactctatcgcacgaagtcagagtatgaaagaagtgaaacaattcctaatgtcctataacctcctgcttataagtgtggtgcacaacacacccataaacaagactctattagacacggcttcatagactctctaggactcttgaactctgagctttgataccatgttCGTCActccccgggagggtaccctagacgtgaccggcacttgaaagccatttctgaccttcaagcgaaccacctaactcaatcactccatcattcagtcatatatgcTCAACGGAAGGCTCAATTTTAAcatgctatttacaatatgggggccgaaggccaaatatgtttaactcaaaaaataagtataatagaactccccaaaataacagtccaaactccccacactctagtctatgaagcctctatcaaagtctggaaggtgccaatgacaagcccattgctaccaacaatcaagataaaggaaaccacaacaacaaaactatacaaggaagctcaacatcctccggaaactaggaagactcaccaactagctgggagtgtatgtggatcttcaacgaagcgccggttgatgatctctagtacctatcgcTGCAttataaaacgatgcaggccaaatggcgtcagtacgtgaaatATACGAGtttgtaaaatggccggatgaaacaacatcaaggaaacatcaatatcaactcaggatctcactcatacatatatacatgacaactcactcaaatgtcctaattctaacaagaatagtttagatgggactaactcataagccacttaactcaactaacTCGGAGCAATACAGGAACACTCAAACAACCAGAACAGGAATCAAGTCCCAAACAACCAATGGCAaacccaaaagagaagaaaattcaaAGGGAAGACCCAAACCGTACAAAACACCCAAAAGATACAAGGCAACACTCAGCAGGTATATAAACCCACTCAAGTCAGAACTACAGGTATTGATGGTAATACTGTCACTACGACCAGCGCAATTCAAACTGTATAGAGCGAGCATCgatcaggtattgactcaatgctcccactcccccatggctccccctgTAGTCGTAATGTATTGAATGTTTTAACTGCTGCTGCTGAAGTAGTTaatggaggtgaggatggtggGTTTCAGGAGAAGCCAATTAACTTGCAGGATGGGGTACCCAGAGGGGGGGttatgtctcatgttttgcatgagaaccgtatggttgaccctaggagtgactcTAGAGCTCCTACTACcacttcatatatttttttagctgCTAAATTAAACGAAAAGAATGTGAAAAATAGGGCCACAGAGTTGCATGAACTGGAACCTGCAGCTTCTCCCACTTTCAATCTAGAAATGGGCAACATTACAACTCCTACTCAGTCTACAAATCTGCAAATCATGGAAGAAGTTGCACCTGTTAACTCAAAGGAATCCTTGGAGGAAAGAGCAGGTATTATCTTGAAGgacaatgcaatgcatgttgaCAGAAGGGATGTTGATATGCAGCAGCAACAAGGGTACTATCAAGTCCCAATTCAAATACACAACCTGCATTTTCAGGGAGAAGACTCAACCCCTACACTTCATAACATGGATCTTCCTACAATTACTCAGCCTAATGACAACACAGATGGAAAACTTGACACTACCAGTCATACCACTCCACTGGGTTCTATGGCCAAAGAACTAGGGTCTGTAGCAAGCACTAGTGTCACAGGGtctaatgaaaaaaagaataaactgAGCAAAAGGAGAAGGGatgcattaaaaaaaagagtagaaGAAAGGAATTTGTCTCATGAGGAACAAATTCCTCTGGTAGTAGACAATGTGAAAGAACAACATCCTAACCTTGGATGCCAATAATTTATGCTGGAGGATGACCAAGGGGGGATGGATATTACACCCTTGCAAACTCAGTACAACCACACACCTCCTCAACATCCTGCAAGCAGAACTGCAGAACAACACACACAATCTCTCCCCAAATGCACCctcaatactaatactaatactaatatagAAGTCCCTCCTGACCTGGATGAATATGCAGTTATTGAGTCTGAAGATGAGGGTGACTATGAGGACCAACCCTTGAAGGATCTAGATGAGGAGGATGCTGCCAGTGAACACTTAAACAGACCCTTAGGTACATCTTACACAAATGAGTATGATGATGAGATTCAACAAATAGCTAACTCCCAAGGTTTGTCCCCTAGAGGAATTCATAGAACCAGTCACAGTAATAAACCCATCAGTCCAACTATTTCTGCTCACACAAGCAGACCTCACACTAGGCTGTTCACTTCTAAAAACTCTCAATGATTAGTACACTATGctggaatgtgaggggtattaatacccaaggagccatggaaaGACTTAAATCTCTTAAGAGTATCCATCAAATTCCCATTATTGCCATCCTAGAGCCTTTTTCTGATAGCATTCAGATTCAGTACTtcagaaatcaactcaacatggaCCATGCTATTAGtaatccaaatggtaagatttggcttTTTTGGACCAAGGATGTAGACTGCAGGATATTGGAAAATGAGGAGCAGTTGATTACTTGTGAATTTAATCATGTAATGAATCCAAATCAGTTCATagttacctttgtatatgcaaaatgcaaagatcatctcagaagacctcTATGGGATAGCATGCTACAACAGTCAGCCACCTCCCTTCCATGGTGCACATTaggtgatttcaatgttatcACAGACCCTCAAGAAAAGTTGGGAGGTGTCActtataatatgaaaaagagcctTGAGTTCATCAGCATCATAGAAGCATGTGGACTACAAGATCGTGGGTTTTGTGGTCAGAGATACATTTGGTCTAATCTAAGGGGTATAATGTTCAGAATCTGGAAGAGACTTGACAGAGGAATGGTCAATGATAAGTGGCTAGAGATGATGCCTCAGACTACCATTACTCATCTACCCTCTGTGGGTTCAGATCACTGCCCCTTACTGCTGGAGATGACTGATCAAAACCACCAACAcaccaaatatttcaaattccttaACTGCTAGACAGAACAACCATCTTTCTTGGATACTGTTAGTAATTGTTGGAATAGGACCATGgagggtaatccaatgtggtgtttccatcagaaaatgaagaggtTGGCAGCCACTCTTAGTACTTGGTCCAGATTGCAATTTGGTGATATATATGccaaagttaaagaatatgaagacaAGACTAGACATGCAGAGGAAGAGCTAATCTCTAGTAATTCTGAAGAGAACAGAACAAAGCTCCATGCCATCAATGCAGAGTATATAAAATACCTGAAACTGGAGGAATCCATGCTAAAGCAAAAAACTCAgttgcattggttcaaagagGGTGATGTGAATTCCAAGTATTTTCATGCCTTGATAAGAGGAAGGAGGAGGAAATTATACATCCACAAGATCCAGAATGAGGATGATAATTGGGTACAAGGTGAAGAAAACATAGCCAAAGCTGCATGTGATCACTTCCAAGCCATGTTCACTGGTGAGGAAACACAAATTCAGGAGCATACCCTACAATGTATTCCCAGGATGGTCACTGATGAGCATAACAGAAACCTGAAAGATATCCCTACAATGGAGGAGTTGAGAACGGTAGTGTTTTTAATGAATCCCAATTCAGCTGCTGGacctgatggaatgaatggcaagttcttccaagcatgttggaacatcataaaagaggacCTCCTTAAAGTGATTCTATCTTTCTTCTGTGGACAAGCTATGCCTAAATACTTTACTCACTCTTGTTTGGTGCTGCTCCCAAAAGTACACCATCCTAACAAGCTCTCTGAGTATAGACCaattagccttagcaacttcacaaaCAAAATCATCTCCAAACTCATTTCCCTTAGACTGGCACCTATCCTACCCAACCTCATTTCCCTtaaccaatctggatttgtcAAAGGCAGGAAcatttctgaaaatattatgCTAGCCCAAGAGATTATACACCAGATCAAGAagccaaatgtaggaggcaaTGTAGttatcaaacttgacatggctaaagcctatgatagggtatcttggtcctatacttgtctagttTTGAGGAAAATGGGATTTGAAAAAGGTTtcattgatatggtttggagaattatggctgataattggtattccatcattattaatggttcaaggcatggattctttcattccaCAAGAGGCCTTAAGCAAGGGGATCCATTATCACCAGCTTTGTTTATCATAGGTGTTGAAGTCCTCTCCAGGCTCATGaacaatcttcatcaacacCCCCAATATCATGGTTTCCTGATGGCTAAAAAGGGCCTTCAAATTAATCATCTCAGTTTTGCAGTTGACATCATCATATTCTCATCTGGAAGATCTCATACCTTGAAGCTTATCATGGAGACACTACATACCTATGAGCATGCTTCAGGCCAATTGATCAACAGAGACAAGAGTAACTTCATGGTACCCTCAAATGCCTTCAACTCTACTGTTAGAAGAATCAAGAAAGTTACAGGCTTCAAGCAAAAGAACAGCCCTATCACATATCTGGGGTGTCCTCTCTACATTGGTAGACAGAGGATCATCTATTATTCTGAGCTTATAGCTAAAGTTGTGGCTAGGATAGCTGGATGGCAGGCAAAATTAATTAGTTATGGAGGAAGAGTTACTTTGATTAAGCATGTCATCCAAGCACTTCCTATTCACTTGTTATCTGCTAGTTCCCCTCTTGCAACCactatcaagcaaattcaaaGCATCACAGCCAATttcttctgggggtggaagaatGAAAGGAGGAAATATCATTGGTCTTCTTGGAAGAATCTGAGTTATCCCTATGAAGAGGGTGGTATTGGAGTGAGACTAATATCAGATGTTGCTAAGTCTttccaatacaaacaatggtggatatTCAGAACTAAGAATTCCTTATGGAGTGAGTTCCTCAAAGCTAAGTACTGTCAGAGGTTAAATCCTATAACCAAAAAATGGCACACAGGGCAGTCTCTGatatggaagcacctcatgaagaacaagcacaatattgagcctcatatccAATGGCAGATACAGTCTGGTtcttgcctcttttggtgggataattggttAGGAGTTGGCCCCTTAGCTAATTTCAGGTCTGCCAGTAGTAGACAGAACAATACTAAGGTGtcttctttcatgattaatgGTCAATGAAATGCAGAACTGGTC
Protein-coding sequences here:
- the LOC129892720 gene encoding uncharacterized protein LOC129892720 translates to MEGNPMWCFHQKMKRLAATLSTWSRLQFGDIYAKVKEYEDKTRHAEEELISSNSEENRTKLHAINAEYIKYLKLEESMLKQKTQLHWFKEGDVNSKYFHALIRGRRRKLYIHKIQNEDDNWVQGEENIAKAACDHFQAMFTGEETQIQEHTLQCIPRMVTDEHNRNLKDIPTMEELRTVVFLMNPNSAAGPDGMNGKHGFFHSTRGLKQGDPLSPALFIIGVEVLSRLMNNLHQHPQYHGFLMAKKGLQINHLSFAVDIIIFSSGRSHTLKLIMETLHTYEHASGQLINRDKSNFMVPSNAFNSTVRRIKKVTGFKQKNSPITYLGCPLYIGRQRIIYYSELIAKVVARIAGWQAKLISYGGRVTLIKHVIQALPIHLLSASSPLATTIKQIQSITANFFWGWKNERRKYHWSSWKNLSYPYEEGGIGVRLISDVAKSFQYKQWWIFRTKNSLWSEFLKAKYCQRLNPITKKWHTGQSLIWKHLMKNKHNIEPHIQWQIQSGSCLFWWDNWLGVGPLANFRSAKLVSQKAPPQFVPSILASNINYQPHKLDQASWKPNSSGEFSCSSTWELIRDKRSKTRINSQTWHKHIPFKCSFLLWRALRGKLPTNEKLISFGEAPAQCYYCHRAGLDTMDHIFVSGNFARKVWSVFSDSLGISKEYTPLRNLMMRWLSSNYSNEVHKLILQATPIFICWNLWKNRCAIKYGGKQSNITRVIYSVFKDNFNLLSTTYSYISWPNRWKELVLLVEKCTNEVNVSTVYWRKPSAHMVKLNTDGSALHNPGKIGGGGLLRNNQGDLLFAFSTPFGEGINTQAPYHPISGGPVRCILEIYHSCSKVGLALETQKSYNTCINKQFNNNNKGQALRIPAHATTATTNKSTMCRYPKELIMSNDLLLKIACNNIQLNNSTSWLQAHKIPSKELLISPLEATRSSLQVPPGSVDNTGTIQQAVQMDRSRAKTIDREGKAFSKATVDSPTKDRGRARDRVRAH